One window of Sinorhizobium fredii NGR234 genomic DNA carries:
- the galE gene encoding UDP-glucose 4-epimerase GalE, giving the protein MAILVTGGAGYIGSHMVWSLLDAGETVVVLDSLTTGFRWAVAPEARFYFGDVGDRAVLARIFAENEIDAVVHFAGSAVVPESVAKPLAYYENNTAKTRMLIAATIEAGVRRFVFSSTAAVYGTQDTPEPVKETAWLRPESPYGRSKLMSEIMLQDAAAAHDFSYVALRYFNVAGADPLGRAGQSTFGATHLIKVACEAALGKRRKVDVFGTDYPTADGTGIRDYIHVSDLVAAHRNALDYLRRGGEPLVTNCGYGEGFSVLQVLDTVRQVSGCDFRVDYAPRRPGDAAQVVADPTVARLKLDWVPTHASLEHIVQSAFDWEGYLSRKNSFDAGRSEDGRLVANG; this is encoded by the coding sequence ATGGCCATATTGGTAACAGGCGGAGCGGGCTATATCGGCAGCCATATGGTTTGGTCATTGCTCGACGCGGGAGAGACCGTCGTCGTGCTCGACAGCCTGACGACCGGCTTCCGTTGGGCGGTTGCGCCGGAGGCGCGTTTCTATTTCGGCGATGTCGGCGACCGGGCCGTGCTGGCGCGGATATTCGCCGAGAACGAGATCGACGCGGTCGTCCATTTTGCCGGATCGGCGGTCGTGCCGGAGTCCGTCGCCAAGCCGCTCGCCTACTACGAGAACAATACGGCAAAGACGCGGATGCTGATTGCCGCGACGATCGAAGCCGGTGTGCGCCGTTTCGTCTTCTCTTCGACGGCCGCCGTCTATGGGACCCAGGATACGCCGGAGCCGGTCAAGGAAACGGCGTGGCTGCGTCCGGAAAGCCCCTATGGGCGTTCCAAGCTGATGTCGGAGATCATGCTGCAGGATGCGGCGGCCGCGCATGACTTCAGCTATGTCGCGCTTCGCTATTTCAATGTGGCCGGGGCCGATCCTCTCGGTCGTGCCGGACAATCGACCTTCGGCGCCACCCATCTCATCAAGGTCGCCTGCGAGGCGGCACTCGGCAAGCGCCGCAAGGTCGACGTGTTCGGCACCGACTATCCGACAGCGGATGGCACCGGCATCCGCGACTACATCCATGTCAGCGATCTGGTCGCCGCCCATCGGAACGCGCTTGATTATCTAAGGCGCGGCGGTGAGCCGCTCGTCACCAATTGCGGCTATGGCGAAGGCTTTTCCGTGTTGCAGGTGCTCGACACGGTCCGGCAGGTTTCCGGCTGCGATTTCCGCGTCGATTATGCGCCGCGCCGCCCGGGCGATGCGGCCCAGGTCGTCGCCGATCCGACCGTCGCGCGGTTGAAGCTCGACTGGGTCCCGACCCATGCGAGCCTCGAACATATCGTCCAGAGCGCCTTCGATTGGGAAGGGTATCTGAGCCGCAAGAACAGTTTCGACGCCGGTCGCAGCGAAGACGGACGCCTTGTCGCCAACGGCTGA
- a CDS encoding chorismate mutase family protein, with the protein MPKTPAECTTMADVRAEIDRLDRALMALFAERWGYIDRAAEIKRPLNLKADIPARVAEVRENARRHAVAFGLEPDFYEELWAQLIDHAIAHERTLLGEDQE; encoded by the coding sequence ATGCCGAAGACCCCCGCAGAATGCACGACGATGGCAGATGTGCGCGCCGAGATCGATCGGCTCGACCGCGCCCTGATGGCGCTCTTTGCCGAGCGCTGGGGCTATATCGACCGCGCCGCCGAGATCAAGCGCCCGCTGAACCTGAAGGCCGACATTCCGGCGCGCGTCGCCGAGGTCCGCGAGAATGCCCGCAGGCATGCGGTCGCGTTCGGCCTCGAGCCGGACTTTTATGAAGAGCTGTGGGCGCAGCTGATCGACCACGCAATCGCCCATGAGCGCACGCTCCTCGGCGAAGACCAGGAATAA
- the cydB gene encoding cytochrome d ubiquinol oxidase subunit II gives MALDLPFIWAALIAFAVLAYVVLDGFDLGVGILFPLFPEKHDRDVMMNSVAPVWDGNETWLVLGGGGLMAVFPLAYATIMPALYAPIIAMLIGLIFRGVAFEYRWRTKRAEYLWNWAFAGGSTLAAFAQGLALGALVQGIPIEDRAYAGGWWDWLTPFSIVTGVAIVVGYALLGATWLIMKTRGDLAERARSIALKCAFGTIAAMGIVSLWTPFLERVYLQRWFGWPTAIFSVIVPLLVLGCLYLLLKGIQERRDAQPFLAALGLFVLGYIGIGISFYPYMVPPSLTIWDAAAPNESLAFLLVGALVLVPIILAYTAYAYWVFRGKVDPEEGYH, from the coding sequence ATGGCTCTTGACCTGCCGTTCATCTGGGCCGCCCTTATCGCCTTCGCGGTGCTCGCCTATGTCGTGCTCGACGGCTTCGATCTCGGCGTCGGCATCCTCTTTCCGCTTTTCCCCGAGAAGCACGATCGCGACGTGATGATGAATTCCGTGGCGCCGGTCTGGGACGGCAACGAGACCTGGCTGGTGCTCGGCGGCGGCGGTCTGATGGCCGTCTTCCCGCTCGCCTATGCGACAATCATGCCGGCGCTTTACGCGCCGATCATCGCCATGCTGATCGGCCTGATCTTCCGGGGTGTCGCGTTCGAATATCGCTGGCGGACGAAGCGCGCCGAATATCTGTGGAACTGGGCCTTTGCCGGCGGATCGACGCTCGCAGCCTTCGCTCAGGGGCTGGCGCTCGGCGCCCTCGTCCAGGGAATCCCGATTGAAGACCGGGCCTATGCCGGCGGCTGGTGGGACTGGCTGACGCCCTTCTCCATCGTTACCGGCGTGGCGATCGTCGTCGGCTACGCCCTGCTCGGCGCGACCTGGCTGATCATGAAGACGCGTGGCGATCTCGCCGAGCGTGCCCGCTCGATCGCCCTCAAATGCGCTTTCGGGACCATCGCGGCGATGGGCATCGTCAGTCTCTGGACGCCGTTTCTCGAGCGGGTCTACCTCCAGCGCTGGTTCGGCTGGCCGACGGCGATCTTCAGCGTCATCGTGCCGCTGCTCGTTCTCGGCTGCCTGTACCTGCTGCTCAAGGGCATCCAGGAGCGCCGCGATGCGCAGCCCTTCCTCGCCGCCCTCGGTCTCTTCGTGCTCGGTTACATCGGTATCGGCATCAGTTTCTACCCCTATATGGTGCCGCCGTCGCTCACCATCTGGGACGCCGCAGCGCCGAACGAGAGCCTCGCTTTCCTGCTCGTCGGCGCACTCGTGCTGGTGCCGATCATCCTCGCCTATACCGCCTATGCCTACTGGGTCTTCCGCGGCAAGGTCGATCCGGAAGAGGGCTATCATTGA